The Bdellovibrio sp. NC01 genome includes the window CAGTTCGCAAGAAGAAGCAAACCAAACAGCACACGAACCGCTGCCACGGATTGAACTGGCACGGGTTTAAAGAAAAATTCGCGAACGGAATTAACGATTGATGTTAGCTTCATATTTCACCTTCTGAGGTTCTGTCGGAATGAAATGGAAAACAGCTTCAGTTTGATATTCTGTGCTCATTTGCCCATGCGGAATAAATTTTTCTTGTGGCGGCTTCACGATATTGAAATGACGATAGAATTGAAGCTCTTTGATTTCGCGATGTTTACCCTGGTTTTCAAGGTTCACAACTTCACGAGCAACAAAGCGAGACATATCGAACCACACTTCCGATTTTTCCATCGGAACTAAATTTTCTTGCGAATATTTGCGGAAGCGTTCGCCACCTAAAAGTTTTTCCCATGAAGGCATGCGTGACGGGCGAGGAAACGTCCAACGTTCCTTAGAGCCGTCTTTGAATGTGATCTCGGCATCAAGATACGCATTCACGTTCGCCGGATTCGGAGCAAACATGCTCCACATCTGATCCAGAGCGAAGAACGTCTGATATCGCCAGAGAACATTTAAAATATTATCTCCCACGGCACTTCTATCTGGAAGAGATGCCGTCGCCATCAACACGACATTGAGTGTGATGAATAAAGAGATCGCGACAAATTTCACTTTATGAAAAAGTTTGACCACCATAAATACCCCTTGAATGTTGGCTAACATCCGAAGGAATCTAGTAAACACTTAGTGATCTGTGCAACGACGAAGACGACAAGAAGAATTAAACTTCATCCACCAATCTTTCCCATCCTTAATCTGCGCGTGAATTTCAAAAAAAAGCCCCGCAAAATCTGCGAGGCTTTCAAACTTTCAATTAATTGCGATTCAGAAACTATTTTTTCTTTTTCGCTTCTTTCACTTCAACGGTCTTCGCAGTCATTGTGTACTCGATAGTAACTTTTTCACCAACTTTCAAATCGCCAGTTACTTTCGTATCTGCAGCTCTATCGATTTCCCATTTATCTTTGCCTTTTTCGACAACGATTTTTGAATCAGTTACTTCCAAAACTGGTCCCGTTACTTGATAAGTCTTTGCAGCAAAGCTGAAAGATGCCATCAACATCGTTGCGATGAATACCAATGCTTTCATTGTAAAACTCCCTTTTTAAAGTAGCTCTATCAAAACAAAAACCTAAGGCCTTGTCGATTCAATATTGTTTGCTAGGCAGCATGTCTAAGGAATGTACAGGTGCCTTTTTAGGGCGCCGATTCTTAGCTTATGGAACTTCCAGCTTTAATTAATTGTACGAACGATCGCCCTTTTCCTGGCACGCGCTTTGTAAATTCCCCGGAACAGTTACAGGCACGTCAATGCGAGAGAGGATAAGATGAAGCGATCTTTAAAAATTTTAAGCATTATCACAGTGATTTTCTTTAATATCGCGGCCCATGCCGAAAGCATCGCCGATAAAAAAATCAATGGCGTACGCTTGTATGATGTTTTTAAAAATCAAGGCATTTCAGAAACAGCTCTGCAACGTGCTCTTGAATTCATGGATAATAACGCAGGCAAAACCGTGCGTGTAAAAGCAAAGGTTCGTCCTGCCGAAGGTGAAGCTTACATGACGGACAAGGCTTTCGCGGTTCAATCTAAGAACCTTGCGATCATTGACTTCTCTTTACCTTCAGACCAGCGCCGCTTGTTCGTTATGAACTTGGAAACTGGTGTTGTGAATAAGTATTTCGTTGCGCACGGTAAAGGTTCGGGCGTTCGTTTAGCGACTAAATTCTCTAACCTTGATGGTTCAAAAATGTCTTCGCTAGGTTTCTATCTTGCGGGCTCTGTTTATTACGGCGGTCATGGCGAATCTTTGAACCTTCATGGTCTTGAGAAATCAAATGACCAAGCAGCTTCTCGCGATATCGTTATGCACGGTGCGAACTATGTGTCTCAAGACTTCGTAGATTCCAGCGGTCGTTTGGGTCGTAGCTGGGGCTGCCCAGCCGTTTCACCAGCGATCATTAAAAAGATGATTCCACTCTTTAAAGAAGGTGGCGTGATTTACGCCTACCAAAAAGACTTGATGACGTCGACTCAATCAACTCCGACATTGCAAGAAGTAAAAGCGGATCAACCAGACGAAGCTGACGTAGATTTGCCAAATGAAGAAGAAGACTTCCAGGCTAAGAAATAACAACTCATAACGGGACCGTGGTCCCTCAATGAAAAAGGGACCTTGCGGTCCCTTTTTTTATGTTCTTTTGTAATCGTCTTGATAGCGAACGATATCGTCTTCGCCGAAGTAAGTTCCCAATTGAACCTCCACGAATTCTAACATTTCGTCCGTATTGTTACGCATACGGTGTTTCGCACCCAATGGAATGTGAATGTGCGTTCCCGCTTTCACCGGAATGATTTGGTCGTTAAGAACCACTTCACCCGCCCCACGCGTGATCGTCCAATGCTCTTCACGTTTCGCATGCGATTGATATGACAATTGCGCATGAGGATTCACGCGAATGACTTTTGATTTAAAGAAATCCGTATCTTTTAAGATTTCGAAATAGCCCCAAGGGCGGTATTCAAAGATATGCTCTTTTACTAACTTCGATTTTTGCTGAGTTAATGCCTCAACCACGTGGCGCACGTCCTGCGACATGCCTTTTTTCACCAACATCATCGCATCAGCCGTATCGATAACGATAACGTCATCCATACCGATCATTGAGTAGTGTTTTTTATTATCGCCAAAAACGAAATTATCCTGGCCTTTAACGTTCAAGATCTCGTGACCATCTTGCAAAGATGCAACAGCATCCCAAGAGCCCACGTCGCTCCAACCAAATTCCGCAGGAATACAAGTCAGCTCATCACCGCCAAGCTTTTCCATGATCGCGTAATCGATCGAAATGCTGACCACTTTAGAATAGATTTCTTCCAGGTTCGAAGCATCGGCCTTCAATGTTGAAACCAAGCTCCACATTTCAGGTTGATGTTTTGCAAACAAGCTCGCCATATGCGAAACCTTGAAAACAAAAATGCCGGCATTCCAGCTAAAACTTCCTTGCGACAAAAACTCTTTCGCTTTGTCCAAAGAAGGCTTTTCGTGGAATTTCACAACGGAATACGCTTTCAACGAGCCATTGTCTTTAACGCTGACCGCTTTTGTTTGAATATAACCATAACCCGTTTCTGGATAAGACGGCGTGATACCTAATGTGACCACCTTATTTTCCTGAGCCACCGTTTCAGCGAACTTCACCACGTCCAAAAACGCAGCTTCTTTCGTGATCAAATGATCTGAAGGAAAAATCGCAACAACTTCATTGCCTTTATTTTGCGCAAGCAAAAGCTGACACAAAACCGCAATCGCCGGAGCCGTATTTTTGCCCACCGGTTCATAAACCGTGCGCACAGACTCTGCCTTATTGTCTTTCAAATTTAGCTCTGTCAAAGTTTGCAAAGCTTTAGACGTCACGATCCACGGAGTCCCCAAACGCAAGCTTCTTTGCAACGTTAAAGTCTGCAAAGGCTTATCGAAGATCTCGCAAAATTGTTTTGGCATCTGCTGGCGAGAAACCGGCCACAAGCGTGTCCCGCTCCCCCCAGACAAAATTACTGGAATCACAAATTCCTCCATCGGAACCAAACTTTATAGCACTAAACAGCCAATCTGCGTATTTTTCATCTGAAATGGCTCAAGTGGTCAAAGGCCCTGGCGCCTCCATTTCGCAGTAGAGTTCGCCCTTCTTTTTAGGTATGAAAGAGTCATGATCAAGCACACCAAAAAATTCCTCATGCAAGCTCTTAAAATCCTGTTTTCAGCGGGGATTATTTATTGGTTGGTGTCTTCAGGGAAATTGAATTTCTCGGCATTGCGCGCGCTTCTTTCGCCGGGTCCAGCGGCACTTGCTTTGGGGCTCGTTGCTTTGAATCTTTTCTTTGCCAGCGAACGTTGGCGCATTCTTATAAAGTCGCAACACATGAAAGCCAGCTCATGGCCTGTGTTTAAGCTGAGCTTAATCGGAACATTCTTCAACTTTGCAATGCCTGGCGGAGTCGGTGGCGACGTGATCAAAGCCTACTACTTCAATCGCCAAAATCCTGGCAGCAAAGTCGTTGCGGTCACGAGCGTATTGATGGACCGTGTGATCGGTTTATTTTCAATGGTTCTTATGGCCTTGCTGGTGATGGTCTACGATATGGATCATATCACTCACGTCCCAAGCTTGATGACGTTGTTCTGGTTCATTCTTGCGTTGTTCATCGTGTTCGCTGTCGCTTTGGCATTAATTTTCTCTAGCGTTCTTTATCGCAAAGAGATTCTTAAAAAGATCATTAAAAAACTGCCGTTATCCGAAAAGTTCATGAAACTTTACGAAAGCATGCACTTGTACGGTAAACACGGTGGACGAATCCTTGCAGTTATTTTCTTAAGCTTGATTGCACAAACATGTTCAATCTTGTTCTTGTACCTAGTGGGCATGATGGCCGGATACGACGATGTGCACTTGAAAACTTATTTCCTGGTTGCACCATTGGGCTTTATGGCAACTGCTATTCCCATCTCTCCTGCTGGAGTAGGCGTTGGCCAAGCAGCTTTCTATTTCTTGTTTAATATTTACAACGGCAAGACAACAGATCTAGGCCCGACCACAATCACAGCCTTCCAAGTAGGAACATTCCTCATGAGTCTTCTTGGGGCCTTCTTCTATATGCGCTTCAAAGGCCACGAACACGCGGAACAAATCGAAGTCGCATAATAAACGGCTTTAGATCTTTAAATCGGCGAATTTCTGAAGCACTTGAAAGTGCAAAGTAGGCTGCGAGTTTTGATACTGACGAAGAGTCGCCTCTTCCTTTGCAAATTTTTCTGAATGGAATAGATAAAGCTTTTTAACGCCAGCAGCATGAGCCGCAATCAAATCAGTTGCGCTATCGCCCACCATGAATGATTCGTCCATCTTAACACGCAATTTTTCATGCACCAGCTGAAACATTCCCGCGCGAGGTTTGCGTAAACCGGCAAGCAAGCGTCCTTCAACCACAGCCTCGTTTTCAATGAATGAAGCCCATACACACTCATCAATCCAACAGCCCTGCTCTGCCAAAAGACTTAACATCTTCTGATGAACGGCCTTGTATTCAAGCCACGAAATGCGCCCGCGGCCTAAGCCCGATTGATTTGTAACCAACGCCACCCACATTCCCGCTTTGTGCGCACGTTGAATTAAATCAACCGCACCGGGAAGAAGTTCAACTTTTGCTGGATCATTATTGTAAGGCACATTACGAACAACGACGTCATCACGGTCCAAGAACAAGCAGCCCGCTTCTTGCGTGCGCAAATTCTCATGCAATGACTTCACCGCTGACATAGATTGAACGGCACCCTGAATGGCTTGCGCCCAATCCTGTGCAGATGCATTGGCCCAAAAGAAATCGATATTTTGTGAATCATCTTCTGCGCCCAAGAAAAGACGCTGCCCCTGTAGCACCGAATTCAAAGAAGAAAAGAAGTCTTTCTGATTTTCTAAAAGAACAACCAAATCCTGACTACGAGTTACAAAACGACGTGCTAAAAGATCATTAGCTGAGCGCACCACAAAGGGAATTGAATACTGACTCTGCAATGGCGCTAGCCATTCTTTAAAATTAGCAGGCGTTTGGTCTTCAATGAAAACCAAAACTCCACCAAGCTGCGCCGTATCTGCAATCAATCTTTCCCAAATGTGCATGAGAAAAGTATTACGACAAGTCACGTCTTCTGTCTTCTTTTTCGCTTGCCGCCATGCATTTTTATTCTAAACTTGAGGGAGTTTCTCGGAGGAACAACATCCATGACGTTAATTCTGAAACAGATATTTAATTTTTTGAAACTTCTGAACTCTGATACCGATACAACTCCCCTTGCATACGGTTTGTCCCTGGGTTTGATTTTAGGTTTTGCACCTTTCTTTTCAATCCAAACATTCATTGTCTTGATGATCATCTTCGTATTCAGAGTGCAACTTGGAGCCGCATTTCTATCTGCGTTCTTCTTTAAGTTCATCGCTTTCTTGTTCGACTACCCAGCACACTTGCTAGGTAAATCCGTGCTTGAAGCAGAGCCGCTTCGTCCACTGTTCGTCACAATGTACAACGTTCCGTTTGTGCCGATGACTCGTTTCAATAACAGCATCGTGATGGGTTCGATGATTGTATCAATCATTTTATTCCCGTTCGCCTTCTACGGTTTCAAAACAATGATCCGTGCCTATCGTGCAGCCGTCGTTGCGCGCTTTAAAGGAACGAAGTTCTGGAAAGCATTCACAGCGACGAAACTTTACAACTGGTACGTTAAGTACGATGAACTTTACGGATAGGACTGCAACATGAGCACAGACAACACAACGACACCTATCAAAAAGAAAAAAGGCATCATCCGATGGGGCGCCATCATTCCATTTGCGATCTTCTGCTTGATCGTGGGACTTTATTTCCATTTCTTCTTCGACACTCACTTACGCAAAGCTATGGAGTGGGCTGGTTACAAAGCCCTTGGTGCTGAAGTTAACATCGCTGACGTCGACACAAGCTTCTTCAATGCCAGCATCAGCATCAAAGGCATCGAGCTGACGGATTCTGAAAAACCAGAATTCGATTCCGTCAAAATTGGCGACGTTCGTTTCGGCATGTTATGGGACGCCTTATTGCGCGTGAAATTCGTGATCAACGAAGCCGCGATTGAACAAATCGAATTCGGTGTAAAACGTAAATATCCTGGCAAAGTAGCTCCTCCTCCAGCGGTATCGAATGAACCTGGTGTTCTTTCGACGGAAGGTGGCAAACTTAAATCGGATGCACAAAAAGAATTGGATGCTCGTTACGGCGATAATGTCTTTGGCGATTTGATCGCGATGTTAAGCGGAACAGATCCAAACGCCCAATTACAAAAGTTGCAAGAGTCATTGCCATCAAAAGCCATGATCGAAAAGTTCCAAAAAGATCTTGATGGTAAACAGAAGGATTGGGATGCCCGCCTTAAAACTTTGCCACAGGGTAAAGACATTCAATCTTTGTCGGATCGTCTGAACAAAATCCAATACAAAGACTTCAAGAACCCACAAGATCTTGCGAATTCTTTGCAGCAATTGAATGACGTGTATAAAGATGCCGAAGGCAAATACAAGCAAATCCAAGGCGTCACTGACGATCTTGGTAAAGACTTGAATGCAATGCAAGCGCAATACAAAGAGATCGAAAAGCAAGTTCAAGTCGACGTGAAATCTCTTGAACAACATTTCAAAATTCCACAACTAGATGCAAAAGCACTCACGTTAGCTGTATTCAATCGTTACCTTGCTCCGTATAAGGCGAAGTTCTATCGCTATAAAGACTTAGCGGAAAAATATCTTCCACCGAAGTATCTGAAAAAAGGTAAAGAGAAAACTGACGACGACGACGTTGCAATTCAACCGCATCCTCGCGAAAAAGGTATCACGTACGAATTCGGTCGTCCGAACTCTTATCCAATGTTCTGGGTGAAACGCGCAGGCATCAGCTCTCAAGCGGGCTTGTCGCCAAATGCCGGCAACATCAAAGGTGAAATCCTAGACATCACTTCAAATCAACGCCTTATCGGTAAACCAACGGTTGCGACTCTGGCAGGTGATTTCCCAGGCATGAGTATCTTTGGCTTCTTAGCGAAGTTGACTTTGGATAATCGCAAAGACGATTCTGTCATCGATTACCTAGTCAAAGTGGATTCGTACGCGATCGAAGGCAAAGAGCTGGTGCAGTCCCCTGACGTGCATATCGCTTTCAAAAAAGCGACTGGCACTTTAGCGATTCAAGGTAACTTGATTGCATTAAAAAATCTTTCTGTGAACATGGACAATAAATTCCAGAAGATCGATTACGACGTCTCATCAAAGAACAACATCGCGGACTCTATCTTGAAAGCCGTCTTCGCTGGCATTCCAGTGGTGACATTGTCAGCGCAAGGCCAAGGGGTTCTTCCGAAAGTAGATCTGTCAGTGAATTCAAATTTAGGCCCAGAGCTACAAAAAGGATTTGAAAAACAAATCCAAGCGAAGATCGATGAAGCTCGTCAAAAAATTCAAGCTTATGTAGATCAAGAGATCGGCAAACAAAAAGCGCAAGTCGAAGCAGAGATTAATAAGTACAAATCGCAATTCGACGGCGAAGTAAAGAAAGCCCAAGCCCAGCTAGACGCGCAGAAAAAGCAAGTGGATGACAAAATCAACACAGCTAAGAAAGATGCCGAAAACCAAGGCAAGAAACACTTAGAAAAAGAAGGCCAAAAAGCCCTCGACGAACTAAAAAAGAAATTCGGCTTCTAAATTTCAAAATCCACAAAAGCTGCGCTTCAAAACCGCAGCTTTTTTTTCATCTACTTTCATTCAAATTCGCTTTTTATTTTCTCTCTTCAGAATTTCTTGAAGAAAACTGTGTGCAAAAAAGTTTGCCGATTTTTTTCACTCGGAAAAATTCTTTCGACTCTCAAATTTCAAGAAGCTTTGAGTTCTGTCGATGCCCTTTACAGGACCTGTCTAATTATTCAGCACAATCTGCAACTTATTGTTTTTATTAATCTTTTTTCCTCACATTCGCGGTCAACCTCTTTATTTTTATGGGCGCATCACGATAACATCATGGTGAGGTGTGAAGTATGGAAAGGACTCTGTTTAAAAAATTAGTGTTAGCCACTGCGATCACTTCGCTATGTTCTGCTTGTGCAAAGATGAATTTCACCCCAGTTGAAACGAACAGTGAATCTTCTGTGGCGCCAAGCAAGACAGTCAACGTCTCTCAAACAGTTGCTTACGGTAACAAGCAAGTCGACTTCTTAATCGTCTTCGACGATTCAAACTCCATGCTTCCTGACCTTAAGAAACTTGCAGCGGGCCTTGGCGCTTTCACGGCGTCACTAGAATCCAGCGACATCGACTGGCAAATGTGTATGACGACGACAAGAACCGTCACAACGGCCGGTATCCCTGCCTGGGGCCTTTCATATGACTGGGTCGGTTACACTCCAACATCAGGAACGCCAGCGCATCTTTTAAAAAGAGGCACCGCAAATCTCGATAATATTTTTGTGAATACCGTGAATGCGATGACAATTGGTGGTGCGGGATCTGGCGACGAGCGCGGGATCAAAGCAGCCCTCGAACACTTTAAGTCCGGAGCCTTAGCAAACACATCAGGCAACGGCTGTTACCGTCCTGGAGCCGCGCTATCAGTGATTATCGTATCGAACGAAGACGAACGCTCTGTGGGCGGCGATCAAAGCAAAGTAAAACCAACAGACGCTGATGGCAGTTATATCCCTCTTGAAGCTGGCGACCTGCCAGTCAATATGATCGCGCAAGCTCAATCAAGTTTTGGCGACGACGTGCGCTTTACGTTTAACTCGATCATTGTGAAACCAGGCGATTCTTCGTGTGAAGCGACTCAAGACGCGAGCGGTACATCACCAAGCCATCAAGGCACGATCTACGCGCAAGCCTCTAACATGACAGAAGGCGGAATTGGCAGCATCTGCGATGCCAACTTCACCAACAACTTAAACACGTTCAAAGACAAAATTGTAAACTCGATGTCGCATTTAACTTTGCAGTGCGAGCCAGAGCCAAGCACTGTGCATGTGTTCATCAACTCTCAAGAGTTCACAGACTTCACGGTTAACGGCGACGTCTTGAAATTCAAATCACCACTCGTTGAAGGCACAAAAATCGATTTGAAATTTGATTGTAAATAAAAAAGTCTCATCCCAGCCAACTCACGGCCGAGTTGGTTCTATCTTCAAATGAACGCCAACCTCGCCAGAAATTTGATACAAAAAAAGAGTGATGTCTCCACCACTCTTTTTTTATTATACACAAAATTTAAAATCGAATTTCAGTCTGTCGCAATTTCCAACTTATCTATTTGCCAGACGCTTATCCGCTCACAAGGATTCTCCGCAAATACGGATTCGCTCCCCATCGGAAATTGGCAATCTTGCGAGTGCTACTTAAGCAAAGTCTTCATGTAAGCGATTGAATCTTCATTGTACCAATTGATCGAGCCCACGAGCTTCTTCGCAAGTTTATGATCTTTTGAAAGCACCATCGACTCTGGCAAACGAGCCACATCAAACATTTTCATTTTAGAACGATCTTGATCGTAGACGATTTTAATATTCTCGCCTTTTAGCTCTGGGAACGATTTCAAAAAGATATTGATGTCTTCAACACTGCTATCACCAGAGATCGCAATCAGTTGAACATCCCCTTTGAACTCTTTCACAAGCTTGATCAGTGAAGGAACTTCTTCCACACAAGGTCCACACCATGACGCCCAGAAGTTCAAAATCACAACTTTGCCTTTAAGTGACTCAAGATCAAACTTCTCACCCGACAAAGTCTCTGCAGAAAAGTTGGGTACACCATTCTTCTCCATAGACTCTACCGTAGCCATGGCCGTTGGGGCTTCTTGCACCTTAGGCAGAAAGAAATAATTGAAACCAAGGACGGCTAGAACACCAAGAACGACAACAAGTGCGAATGCTTTAAGATGCTGTTTCATACAGACTATATACCTCAGAAAATCAAAAAATCCTAAGACAGGATTCGTACGCCAGCCCGCAAGACTTCCTTCGATTCCACCCGCAGGCTTTACCAACGATGCCCAAAAATAAAAAAGCCCAAGAGTTCGTCTTGGGCTTTTATTTGAAATCTATTTTTCAGAGTTCAGACTGTTTGCACTTCGACTTCATCGAAGTGAAAACTAGCGAGCTGTTGCTCTTGCTTTTTTCTGAGCTTTTTTAACAGTTTTCTTTTTAGCTGCTACTAGTTTAGTAGAAGCTTTTTTCGCTTTAGAAGCTGCTTTTGGAGCCGCTTTTTCAGCTTTAGCTGTTTCGTTAGCTGTAGTTTTCGCTTCGAAATCGTAGTCTACGAATTCAAGGAACGCCATCTCAGCAGTGTCACCAGGACGACGGCCGATTTTGATGATACGAGTGTAACCACCTGGGCGAGTTTTGAAACGTGGAGCAAGATCTTTTACGATAGTGCTAACAACTTCTTGATTTGGGTAGCGAGACAACAACAAACGAGTTGTAGCCAAGTCACCTTTTTTACCAAGAGTGATTGCTTTTTCTACGTGACGGCGAATTTCTTTAGCGCGATCAACAGTTGTAGTGATACGACCGTGTTCAACTAGAGAGTTAACCAAGCCTCTGATCAAAGCTTTACGAGGGCCAGATTTACGATCGAAATGTTTTACTCTTCTTCTGTGTGAGCTCATTTTATACTCCGTTAAGAACGTGTGGACCGTGTTAGGTATCCAGACGGTAGAGCACTCAAGCTTAATTGCTCAGTGCTACTTTTTCGAATCCCAGGACCGAAATCCCAAGATCGCGGGCTTCAGGCATCCACCTTAACAGCCTCCCTTGCGAGAGGCCGTTGCCCAATCACCTTACGTGGTGATTACTGTGCGCTTTCTCTCTTTTGAGGAGGTTGAGAAGGATCCCAACCTGGAGGTGGCCAGCCTTCGATTTTCATACCGAGGCCAAGTCCCATCTCACCCAAGATCTCTTTGATCTCGTTAAGAGATTTACGTCCAAAGTTTTTAGTTTTAAGCATCTCTGCTTCAGAACGAACAACCAACTCACCAATGTAGCGGATGTTAGCGTTTTTCAAGCAGTTCGCTGAACGAACAGAAAGTTCTAGATCGTCAACAGAACGGAACAAGTTCTCATTCAATGAAGGAGAGCCCAATTCACGAGATTCTTCAGCTGGTTCCATCATTTCATCGAAAGTTAGGAAGATCTGAAGTTGTTCTTTCATGATTTTAGATGAAAGAGCTACAGATTCTTCTGGTTTCAATGAGCCGTCTGTCCATACTTCCAAAGTCAAAGCATCGTAGTCAGTTCTTTGACCAACGCGTGCATTTGAAACATTGTAGTTAACTTTACGGATTGGGCTGTAAAGAGCGTCAACACCGATAAAGCCAACTGGAAGATCAGTTTCTCTGTTTTCAACTGGAACGTATCCGCGACCGAAATTAACAATAATTTCAGCTGCGAAGTTCGCATTTGCACCCAAAGTCGCGATGTGAAGATCTGGGTTCAAAACTTCGATCTTATCTGACGTTTGGATATCCGCTGCAGTTACTTTGCCTGGACCTTTTTTGTTGATCTTCAAAGTCAAAGCATCAGCAGTGTACTGTTTGAAACGAACTTCTTTAAGGTTCAAGATGATGTCAGTTACATCCTCTAGAACGTCCGGGATCGTAGTGAACTCGTGCAAAACGCCTTCGAATTTCACCGCAGTAATTGCAGAACCCATCATTGAACTAAGAAGAATTCTTCTTAGGGAGTTACCAAGAGTAACACCAAAGCCTCTTTCGAGGGGACGGATAATGAATTTTGCGTAGTCATCACGAAGAGTGTCACGATCAATTTCGAATCCCTTCGGCTTGATCATCTCTCTCCAAAACTTATAATAATGCTCTTGCATGGATCCCCCGAGAGGTTAAATTATCTTGAGTAGTATTCAACGATCATGTTTTCTTCAACTGCAACTGTTACGTCTTCACGGTTTGGAAGATCTTTAACAGTACCTTTGAAGGCGCCATGATCAGCTTCAAGCCATGCTGGTACTGAACGTCTAGCTACAGATTGAATTGCAGCTTGAACTTTCGTAACTTCACGGCTCTTCTCAGCAACTTGAATAACGTCACCCTTGTTAACAAGGATGCTTGGAATGTTTGCTCTTTTACCATTCAACAAGAAATGGTTGTGTTTAACAAGCTGTCTTGCTTCGCGACGAGAATTCGCGAAACCCAAAGAGTAAACAACGTTATCAAATCTTAGCTCAAGATTTCTAAGAAGCTCTGTACCAGTCAATCCTTTTGAACGGTTGGCTTCTTGAACATACTTTACGAATTGTTTCTCGGAAACACCGTAATATCTTTTAGTTTTTTGTTTTTCACGCAATTGAAGTGCAAATTCAGAGAACTTCAAACGAGATTGACCATGTTGTCCTGGAGGATAAGGTCTTCTTTCGAAAGAACACTTATCAGTGTAACAACGGTCACCCTTCAAGAAAAGTTTCACGTTTTCGC containing:
- a CDS encoding murein L,D-transpeptidase catalytic domain family protein, with product MKRSLKILSIITVIFFNIAAHAESIADKKINGVRLYDVFKNQGISETALQRALEFMDNNAGKTVRVKAKVRPAEGEAYMTDKAFAVQSKNLAIIDFSLPSDQRRLFVMNLETGVVNKYFVAHGKGSGVRLATKFSNLDGSKMSSLGFYLAGSVYYGGHGESLNLHGLEKSNDQAASRDIVMHGANYVSQDFVDSSGRLGRSWGCPAVSPAIIKKMIPLFKEGGVIYAYQKDLMTSTQSTPTLQEVKADQPDEADVDLPNEEEDFQAKK
- a CDS encoding mannose-1-phosphate guanylyltransferase/mannose-6-phosphate isomerase, with the translated sequence MIPVILSGGSGTRLWPVSRQQMPKQFCEIFDKPLQTLTLQRSLRLGTPWIVTSKALQTLTELNLKDNKAESVRTVYEPVGKNTAPAIAVLCQLLLAQNKGNEVVAIFPSDHLITKEAAFLDVVKFAETVAQENKVVTLGITPSYPETGYGYIQTKAVSVKDNGSLKAYSVVKFHEKPSLDKAKEFLSQGSFSWNAGIFVFKVSHMASLFAKHQPEMWSLVSTLKADASNLEEIYSKVVSISIDYAIMEKLGGDELTCIPAEFGWSDVGSWDAVASLQDGHEILNVKGQDNFVFGDNKKHYSMIGMDDVIVIDTADAMMLVKKGMSQDVRHVVEALTQQKSKLVKEHIFEYRPWGYFEILKDTDFFKSKVIRVNPHAQLSYQSHAKREEHWTITRGAGEVVLNDQIIPVKAGTHIHIPLGAKHRMRNNTDEMLEFVEVQLGTYFGEDDIVRYQDDYKRT
- a CDS encoding lysylphosphatidylglycerol synthase transmembrane domain-containing protein; amino-acid sequence: MQALKILFSAGIIYWLVSSGKLNFSALRALLSPGPAALALGLVALNLFFASERWRILIKSQHMKASSWPVFKLSLIGTFFNFAMPGGVGGDVIKAYYFNRQNPGSKVVAVTSVLMDRVIGLFSMVLMALLVMVYDMDHITHVPSLMTLFWFILALFIVFAVALALIFSSVLYRKEILKKIIKKLPLSEKFMKLYESMHLYGKHGGRILAVIFLSLIAQTCSILFLYLVGMMAGYDDVHLKTYFLVAPLGFMATAIPISPAGVGVGQAAFYFLFNIYNGKTTDLGPTTITAFQVGTFLMSLLGAFFYMRFKGHEHAEQIEVA
- a CDS encoding HAD-IIIA family hydrolase — translated: MHIWERLIADTAQLGGVLVFIEDQTPANFKEWLAPLQSQYSIPFVVRSANDLLARRFVTRSQDLVVLLENQKDFFSSLNSVLQGQRLFLGAEDDSQNIDFFWANASAQDWAQAIQGAVQSMSAVKSLHENLRTQEAGCLFLDRDDVVVRNVPYNNDPAKVELLPGAVDLIQRAHKAGMWVALVTNQSGLGRGRISWLEYKAVHQKMLSLLAEQGCWIDECVWASFIENEAVVEGRLLAGLRKPRAGMFQLVHEKLRVKMDESFMVGDSATDLIAAHAAGVKKLYLFHSEKFAKEEATLRQYQNSQPTLHFQVLQKFADLKI
- a CDS encoding TIGR03546 family protein, encoding MTLILKQIFNFLKLLNSDTDTTPLAYGLSLGLILGFAPFFSIQTFIVLMIIFVFRVQLGAAFLSAFFFKFIAFLFDYPAHLLGKSVLEAEPLRPLFVTMYNVPFVPMTRFNNSIVMGSMIVSIILFPFAFYGFKTMIRAYRAAVVARFKGTKFWKAFTATKLYNWYVKYDELYG
- a CDS encoding TIGR03545 family protein, which translates into the protein MSTDNTTTPIKKKKGIIRWGAIIPFAIFCLIVGLYFHFFFDTHLRKAMEWAGYKALGAEVNIADVDTSFFNASISIKGIELTDSEKPEFDSVKIGDVRFGMLWDALLRVKFVINEAAIEQIEFGVKRKYPGKVAPPPAVSNEPGVLSTEGGKLKSDAQKELDARYGDNVFGDLIAMLSGTDPNAQLQKLQESLPSKAMIEKFQKDLDGKQKDWDARLKTLPQGKDIQSLSDRLNKIQYKDFKNPQDLANSLQQLNDVYKDAEGKYKQIQGVTDDLGKDLNAMQAQYKEIEKQVQVDVKSLEQHFKIPQLDAKALTLAVFNRYLAPYKAKFYRYKDLAEKYLPPKYLKKGKEKTDDDDVAIQPHPREKGITYEFGRPNSYPMFWVKRAGISSQAGLSPNAGNIKGEILDITSNQRLIGKPTVATLAGDFPGMSIFGFLAKLTLDNRKDDSVIDYLVKVDSYAIEGKELVQSPDVHIAFKKATGTLAIQGNLIALKNLSVNMDNKFQKIDYDVSSKNNIADSILKAVFAGIPVVTLSAQGQGVLPKVDLSVNSNLGPELQKGFEKQIQAKIDEARQKIQAYVDQEIGKQKAQVEAEINKYKSQFDGEVKKAQAQLDAQKKQVDDKINTAKKDAENQGKKHLEKEGQKALDELKKKFGF
- a CDS encoding TlpA disulfide reductase family protein encodes the protein MKQHLKAFALVVVLGVLAVLGFNYFFLPKVQEAPTAMATVESMEKNGVPNFSAETLSGEKFDLESLKGKVVILNFWASWCGPCVEEVPSLIKLVKEFKGDVQLIAISGDSSVEDINIFLKSFPELKGENIKIVYDQDRSKMKMFDVARLPESMVLSKDHKLAKKLVGSINWYNEDSIAYMKTLLK